A genome region from Coprococcus phoceensis includes the following:
- a CDS encoding class I SAM-dependent methyltransferase, whose translation MQKLGVLEDTLFIPMLGRIYASEHCPQILYDKKALELKKKLPSGLIEQNMQNQYTLLASASRSANMDRIIRSFLERRPDGVIVQLGCGLETTYHRCDNGKAHWYAVDLPHVIEYRRDLLPEPKREFYISGDAFVKDWIKKVRNDVLDAPILVTASGLFHYFEEHKVIALLRMIGQFGNMEVVFDTVNKRGMTMMKKKYMKQVGHADAQMFFYVDSAEELAAKIGGNVKVIAEEPYYRYIPKNDLKLSTKVSMAVSDQFKMVKMIQLKL comes from the coding sequence ATGCAAAAATTAGGCGTTTTGGAGGATACCTTGTTTATCCCTATGCTGGGCAGAATCTATGCCAGTGAGCATTGCCCGCAAATTTTATATGATAAAAAAGCATTGGAATTGAAAAAGAAGCTGCCTTCAGGCTTGATCGAACAGAATATGCAGAACCAGTATACCCTCTTGGCCTCTGCTTCCCGGTCTGCCAATATGGATCGGATTATTCGGTCTTTTCTGGAACGCAGACCGGACGGTGTGATTGTTCAGCTGGGCTGTGGTCTGGAAACAACCTATCACCGATGTGATAACGGAAAGGCACACTGGTATGCCGTGGATCTGCCTCATGTGATCGAATACCGGCGAGATCTTCTTCCCGAACCGAAGCGGGAATTTTATATTTCCGGGGATGCCTTTGTGAAGGACTGGATCAAAAAAGTTCGCAATGATGTACTTGATGCTCCTATTCTCGTTACTGCAAGCGGGTTATTTCATTATTTTGAGGAACATAAGGTCATTGCCCTTCTGCGTATGATTGGGCAATTTGGAAATATGGAAGTTGTTTTTGATACGGTGAACAAAAGAGGCATGACCATGATGAAGAAAAAATATATGAAACAGGTCGGCCATGCCGATGCACAGATGTTCTTTTATGTGGATTCAGCGGAAGAACTGGCAGCAAAGATCGGGGGTAATGTGAAGGTGATTGCGGAGGAACCATACTATCGTTATATTCCTAAAAACGACTTAAAGCTATCCACAAAGGTCAGTATGGCAGTTTCTGATCAATTCAAGATGGTGAAGATGATACAGTTGAAATTATAG
- a CDS encoding ABC transporter ATP-binding protein gives MTQQNEKQPKAKTGLARCLELASGHKWLLFLSGFLAALAAICSFAPCLSIYYIVREILFVYPDMSLLNVSAISTWGWLALAGILGNIVFYFFALLCSHIAAFGTLYELKVAFADHIMHIPLGYHLTLGSGKLRKIMDENIESVEKFIAHQLPDFVASLVAPLVLVIILLGIDWRYGVVCLVGIVLAFIVQFAGFNGEAKEKMHRFQTAQENMNSASVEYVRGMPEIKAFNQTADSFKRLSKSIKDYTSFVLEYALGWQNCMPAFTTIINNIYLFLIPVGVLIGMHTTDFREYSLTFIFYLIIVHAISGILNKIMFISESFTQIDGNVERMDEILRIPVLPEKNTKAVIQNYDIAFQDVSFSYETDSQVKALAHVSFLAPHGKVTAVVGPSGGGKSTIANLISRFYDVTDGSIQIGGVDIRDIPLDALMDKVSFVFQDTFLFKQSILDNIRMGNPDATEEQVIAAAKAARCHEFIEQLPNGYQTVIGSTGVHLSGGERQRIAIASAIVKDAPIIVLDEATAFSDPENEYLIQKAFEKLIQNKTVVMIAHRLSTIRNADQILVMEKGHLIESGTHDELLKKGGKYAQMWSSYTESINWKISTRKGGVIYE, from the coding sequence ATGACACAGCAAAATGAGAAACAGCCGAAGGCAAAGACTGGACTGGCGCGTTGCCTGGAATTAGCTTCGGGTCATAAATGGCTTTTGTTTCTATCAGGGTTTCTGGCTGCGCTGGCAGCAATTTGTTCTTTTGCACCTTGTTTATCAATTTATTACATCGTTCGGGAAATCCTGTTTGTTTACCCGGATATGTCGCTCTTGAATGTTTCTGCAATCTCAACCTGGGGCTGGCTTGCCCTGGCTGGTATTTTGGGGAACATCGTATTTTACTTTTTTGCCTTACTGTGTTCCCACATTGCAGCGTTTGGAACGCTTTATGAATTGAAGGTGGCCTTTGCCGACCACATTATGCATATTCCGCTTGGGTATCATCTGACCTTGGGCAGCGGCAAACTGAGAAAAATCATGGACGAAAACATTGAAAGCGTTGAGAAATTTATTGCTCACCAGCTCCCGGATTTTGTCGCCTCTTTGGTCGCACCGCTTGTTCTGGTCATTATTCTTCTTGGGATTGACTGGCGGTATGGTGTGGTTTGTCTGGTTGGTATTGTTCTGGCCTTCATCGTTCAGTTTGCAGGATTCAACGGTGAAGCAAAGGAAAAAATGCACCGTTTTCAGACCGCCCAGGAGAACATGAACAGCGCCTCTGTGGAATATGTGCGCGGTATGCCGGAGATCAAAGCATTTAATCAGACCGCAGATTCTTTTAAGCGGTTGAGCAAATCTATTAAGGACTATACCTCTTTCGTGCTGGAGTACGCATTGGGCTGGCAAAACTGTATGCCTGCATTTACCACAATCATCAACAATATTTATCTGTTTTTAATTCCGGTAGGTGTTCTGATCGGGATGCATACTACGGATTTCAGAGAGTATTCGTTGACATTCATTTTCTACCTGATTATTGTACATGCGATTTCCGGTATCCTGAATAAGATCATGTTTATCTCGGAGTCCTTTACGCAGATTGACGGCAATGTAGAGCGCATGGATGAAATCTTGCGTATCCCGGTTCTGCCGGAAAAGAATACAAAGGCTGTTATACAAAACTATGACATTGCTTTTCAGGATGTCAGCTTTTCCTATGAAACTGATTCCCAAGTCAAGGCCCTGGCTCATGTCTCTTTCCTTGCGCCTCATGGCAAGGTAACAGCCGTTGTCGGCCCTTCCGGTGGCGGTAAAAGTACCATAGCCAACCTAATCTCCCGATTTTATGATGTGACGGACGGAAGTATTCAAATCGGTGGTGTTGACATTCGGGATATTCCGCTGGATGCGCTGATGGATAAGGTCAGCTTTGTATTTCAGGATACATTCCTCTTTAAGCAGAGCATCCTGGATAACATCCGCATGGGAAATCCAGATGCTACGGAGGAACAGGTGATTGCGGCGGCAAAGGCGGCAAGATGCCACGAATTTATCGAGCAACTTCCAAACGGTTATCAGACTGTGATTGGAAGCACCGGCGTTCATCTCTCAGGTGGTGAACGCCAACGGATTGCCATTGCAAGTGCTATCGTAAAGGATGCCCCTATCATCGTACTGGACGAGGCAACCGCATTCAGCGACCCGGAAAATGAGTACCTGATTCAAAAAGCCTTTGAAAAGCTAATCCAGAATAAAACGGTTGTAATGATTGCCCATCGTCTGTCTACGATTCGCAACGCTGACCAGATCCTTGTCATGGAAAAAGGACACCTGATTGAATCTGGCACCCATGACGAGTTGCTGAAGAAGGGTGGAAAATACGCGCAGATGTGGAGCAGCTATACGGAGTCGATCAACTGGAAAATCAGTACAAGGAAAGGCGGTGTGATCTATGAGTAA
- a CDS encoding energy-coupling factor transporter transmembrane component T family protein, producing the protein MMVGEKKQKRIDQIDGRTVLFLTLCACIVTFLTTSFLGHGCFSFLIFLILCWFGLYKQALGCFAVYLVAIVWLMIETKYQISIPSPLLLSMIYKLLLPAMPAYLLAKIPSGKLTASLRKMPIPTRIMLVLIVMLRFAPTVLHEFGEVREAMKIRGFLKSVGNVLKHPMDTLEYAIVPMVFRSLKIADELAASAIVRGIESPYKKESYYVSRIAALDCFLIVVSVGATMCCCLL; encoded by the coding sequence ATGATGGTCGGAGAAAAAAAGCAAAAACGCATTGACCAGATCGATGGGCGCACAGTTCTTTTCCTTACGCTGTGCGCCTGCATCGTGACCTTTCTTACAACAAGTTTTTTAGGGCATGGTTGTTTTAGCTTTTTGATCTTTTTAATCCTCTGCTGGTTCGGCTTATATAAACAGGCTCTGGGATGCTTTGCGGTCTATTTAGTGGCGATTGTATGGCTGATGATCGAGACAAAATATCAGATCAGCATCCCCTCTCCGCTACTACTCAGCATGATTTACAAGCTGTTGCTTCCCGCTATGCCAGCTTATCTTCTGGCTAAAATCCCGTCCGGGAAACTGACAGCCAGCCTGCGAAAAATGCCGATTCCTACCCGTATCATGCTTGTATTGATTGTCATGCTCCGGTTTGCTCCTACTGTGCTACATGAATTTGGAGAAGTCAGGGAGGCCATGAAAATTCGTGGTTTCTTAAAATCGGTTGGCAATGTTTTGAAACACCCAATGGATACATTGGAATATGCCATTGTCCCGATGGTATTTCGCTCCTTAAAGATCGCGGACGAGTTAGCCGCTTCTGCCATAGTCAGGGGAATTGAAAGCCCCTACAAGAAAGAAAGTTACTATGTCAGCCGGATTGCTGCGCTGGATTGCTTTTTGATTGTTGTCAGCGTGGGAGCTACTATGTGCTGCTGTCTTTTATAG
- a CDS encoding ABC transporter ATP-binding protein, with amino-acid sequence MSKLKEKLMLSEKGYSDLKKAITACTITNIALLLPSMVACLLFWELLKPFTGEAISWDALWKLLGLGVVAAILVFLAAKNDYRKTYIASYKEASTTRLRIAEHLRKLPMSFFNTKDLSDITTNMMADCSSMESMLSSTIPPLIANIISVTLTCICLAFFDWRMALAIFCTMPVTFLIIWCRRKLQLRLFDKQVDVKLEASSQIQEYLEGIKIIKSCGLSGSRFSTLDKALQAMRKIAIRVELASGILVQGASLVLQAGLGITIFIGTVLITGGQIELLPLLVLFMFSTQIYGPILAILSQLTSLFHLGTVTNRMRTLLTTPVMEGEDKDMANYDIELKNVTFGYNRDDVIKDVSFSIPTGSVTALVGPSGSGKSTISKLIARFWDVRKGQISIGGMDVRTIEPEHLMRCMSFVFQDETLFNDTVFNNIRVGNMNATEEQVMAAAKAAYCNEFIQRLPDGYQTILGENGSTLSGGERQRISIARALLKDAPIILLDEATASLDPENEVLIQRAIAKLVEGKTVIMIAHRLRTVVDADQIIVLKDGKLVEQGTHGELMKKKGLYEKLYHIQQESLGWTV; translated from the coding sequence ATGAGTAAGCTGAAAGAAAAGTTAATGCTATCGGAGAAAGGCTACTCCGACTTAAAAAAAGCAATTACAGCCTGCACAATAACCAATATTGCACTGCTACTTCCTTCAATGGTAGCCTGCCTACTTTTTTGGGAACTGCTGAAACCGTTCACCGGAGAAGCAATTTCATGGGACGCACTGTGGAAGCTGCTGGGACTGGGAGTGGTTGCGGCTATTCTGGTATTCCTGGCTGCAAAAAATGATTATAGAAAAACCTACATTGCTTCTTATAAAGAGGCCAGCACGACCAGACTTCGGATCGCAGAACATCTTCGCAAGCTCCCCATGAGCTTCTTTAACACAAAAGATTTATCTGATATTACCACAAACATGATGGCGGATTGCAGCAGCATGGAATCCATGCTCAGCAGTACCATTCCGCCGCTGATCGCAAATATTATCTCTGTCACCCTGACCTGCATTTGTCTGGCATTTTTTGACTGGAGAATGGCCCTTGCGATTTTCTGTACGATGCCGGTCACATTTCTTATCATCTGGTGCAGACGCAAGCTGCAACTCCGTCTGTTTGATAAACAGGTGGATGTGAAGTTGGAGGCGTCCAGCCAGATTCAGGAATACCTGGAAGGTATCAAAATTATTAAATCCTGCGGCCTTAGCGGTTCCCGTTTCTCCACGCTGGACAAAGCACTCCAAGCCATGAGAAAAATCGCCATCAGGGTGGAACTGGCCTCTGGTATTCTGGTTCAGGGAGCCAGCCTGGTTCTGCAAGCAGGTCTTGGTATCACCATTTTTATTGGAACGGTACTGATAACTGGTGGGCAAATTGAACTGCTTCCTTTGCTGGTGCTGTTCATGTTCTCCACGCAGATTTACGGCCCAATCCTTGCCATCCTTTCGCAGTTAACCTCTCTGTTTCATTTGGGGACTGTTACCAACCGTATGCGTACCCTGCTGACCACCCCTGTTATGGAGGGCGAAGATAAGGATATGGCTAACTATGACATTGAATTGAAAAATGTCACTTTCGGATATAACCGGGACGATGTTATCAAGGATGTATCTTTTTCTATTCCAACTGGCAGCGTAACAGCCCTAGTAGGGCCTTCCGGTAGCGGCAAAAGCACAATTTCCAAACTCATTGCCCGCTTTTGGGATGTAAGAAAAGGTCAGATTTCCATTGGTGGTATGGATGTCCGCACCATTGAACCGGAACACCTGATGCGCTGTATGTCCTTTGTATTTCAGGATGAGACCTTGTTCAACGACACTGTTTTTAATAACATCCGCGTAGGCAACATGAACGCTACCGAAGAGCAGGTCATGGCGGCGGCAAAGGCAGCGTACTGTAACGAATTTATCCAGCGATTGCCGGATGGTTATCAGACTATCTTGGGGGAGAACGGCAGCACTCTTTCTGGCGGAGAACGTCAGCGAATCTCCATTGCCCGCGCTCTGCTGAAAGATGCCCCGATTATTCTTCTTGATGAAGCAACAGCATCTCTTGACCCGGAGAACGAGGTTTTAATCCAGCGGGCCATTGCAAAGCTGGTGGAGGGTAAGACGGTCATTATGATTGCTCACCGGCTCCGTACTGTGGTGGATGCCGACCAGATCATCGTTTTGAAAGATGGTAAACTGGTCGAGCAAGGAACGCATGGAGAATTGATGAAAAAGAAAGGGCTGTATGAAAAGTTGTATCATATTCAGCAGGAAAGCCTTGGATGGACTGTGTAA
- a CDS encoding ABC transporter ATP-binding protein → MGKEIMIRDLTFSYGGNGNQLEHISLDIAAGEVIVMTGPSGSGKSSLTRVINGLIPYFYEGELSGDVFVDGKPLKEIPSWERGKIVGNVFQDPRSQFFANEVAGEVAFGCENYGYSHEEIRNHVHRAAADIKIQNILDHSLHSLSYGMRQKVAIASAEAIDPEIYVMDEPSANLDIASTYRFADIICDLKQQGKTIIIAEHRLYYLMDLADRFLCVQKGKIVREFTAQQMKALTNKEIQALGLRTPDLHQIEQTEIPSAATGEVVLKVKKLNHSFGETIVAKDIDFQCRKGEVIALIGPNGTGKSTIGRILAGLLKEKSGEVVLFGKHCRPKDRLGKVWYIPQDLDSQLFGEDLLDELTTGSEASPERKQAAEEILEALELTPFIKQHPSTLSGGQKQRLALGVALIHEAPIIILDEPTSGLDGTNMRNVSRMIRKLAKMGRTIIVITHDAECALACCERAMRLENGYITDDFQIRGAELLLKKIGYDQKEG, encoded by the coding sequence ATGGGAAAAGAAATAATGATCCGTGACCTGACCTTTTCCTATGGCGGGAACGGAAATCAACTGGAACATATATCGTTAGACATTGCTGCCGGAGAAGTCATTGTTATGACCGGCCCATCAGGAAGTGGAAAAAGCTCTTTGACAAGAGTGATTAACGGACTGATCCCCTATTTTTACGAGGGGGAATTAAGCGGGGATGTTTTTGTGGACGGGAAACCGCTGAAAGAAATTCCGTCCTGGGAGCGCGGCAAAATCGTAGGGAATGTATTCCAAGACCCCAGGAGCCAGTTTTTTGCCAATGAGGTTGCCGGTGAGGTTGCTTTCGGCTGTGAAAACTACGGTTATTCCCATGAGGAAATTCGGAACCATGTTCACCGGGCGGCGGCGGACATTAAGATTCAAAACATTCTGGATCATAGCCTGCACAGCCTGTCCTATGGAATGCGCCAGAAGGTTGCGATTGCATCGGCAGAGGCGATAGACCCGGAAATCTATGTAATGGATGAACCGTCTGCCAATCTGGATATTGCATCTACTTATCGCTTTGCGGACATTATCTGCGATTTGAAACAGCAGGGAAAAACCATTATCATAGCAGAACACCGGCTTTATTATCTGATGGATCTGGCAGACCGCTTCCTGTGTGTGCAGAAAGGAAAAATTGTGCGTGAATTTACCGCACAACAAATGAAAGCTCTGACTAATAAGGAAATCCAGGCATTGGGACTTCGCACTCCTGACCTGCATCAGATTGAGCAGACGGAAATCCCGTCTGCGGCAACCGGCGAGGTTGTCCTGAAAGTGAAAAAACTGAACCACTCTTTTGGTGAAACAATTGTAGCTAAGGATATTGACTTTCAATGCCGTAAGGGAGAAGTGATTGCCCTGATCGGCCCCAACGGAACGGGCAAAAGCACCATAGGGCGAATCTTGGCAGGGCTTTTGAAAGAGAAATCCGGCGAAGTCGTTTTATTCGGAAAGCATTGCAGACCCAAAGACCGCTTGGGAAAGGTCTGGTACATTCCCCAGGATTTAGACAGCCAGCTATTCGGTGAGGATTTGCTGGACGAACTGACTACTGGCTCAGAGGCCAGCCCGGAGCGGAAGCAAGCGGCAGAAGAAATTCTGGAAGCCCTGGAACTGACGCCGTTCATCAAACAGCATCCCTCTACGCTGTCAGGAGGGCAAAAGCAGAGGCTGGCTCTTGGCGTAGCTCTGATACACGAAGCACCTATTATCATACTTGACGAACCTACAAGTGGGCTGGACGGCACGAATATGCGGAATGTCAGCCGGATGATCCGCAAACTGGCGAAGATGGGGCGCACCATTATCGTCATTACCCATGACGCAGAGTGTGCGCTTGCCTGTTGCGAGCGGGCAATGCGCCTTGAAAACGGATATATTACTGATGATTTTCAAATCAGAGGAGCAGAGCTTCTTTTGAAAAAAATTGGGTATGACCAAAAGGAGGGTTAG
- a CDS encoding ABC transporter ATP-binding protein, with amino-acid sequence MIKKLQKKYALSEQGAKDLIKGCLACVLQNLSFMFPVGLLYYLVSDLMNGGVPGEKIPFYVAGCVVCIGLILLTTFFQYNATYFATYKESGIRRITLAEHLRKIPLSFFGKKDLADLTSTIMADCTFLEQSFSHFIPELAGSIISTVLISIGLLFTDWRMALAALWVLPVAFAIVGFSAKIQENLNQKAMDVKMACADGIQECIETVRDLKANNAEQAYLKGLEKKIRAVEHRSILNEFGLAVFVVSASLVLKLGIATVALVGAVLLMQGSLSVLTFFMFLLVVSRLYDPLQGALQNLAAVISTRTNIARMNEILDHPIQQGSDRLSNQGYDIVFDHVRFAYNTGETVLKDVSFTAKQGEVTALVGPSGGGKTTVSRLAARFWDINRGKITVGGMDVSRIDPETLLSLYSIVFQDVTLFDNTILENIRIGNKDATDEQVIAAAKLANVDEFAEKLPDGWHTNIGENGCELSGGERQRISIARAFLKNAPIILLDEATASLDVENETLIQTALSRLIADKTVLVIAHRMRTVAGADKIVVLSDGTVAEEGSPKNLEEKNGVYAHMVKLQTESQNWKLA; translated from the coding sequence ATGATCAAAAAACTGCAGAAAAAATATGCCCTGTCTGAACAGGGAGCAAAAGACCTGATCAAAGGCTGCCTGGCCTGTGTCCTTCAGAATCTGTCTTTTATGTTTCCGGTGGGACTTTTATATTACCTGGTCAGCGATCTGATGAACGGGGGTGTTCCCGGCGAGAAAATTCCATTTTATGTGGCAGGCTGCGTGGTGTGTATCGGCTTGATTCTGCTGACCACTTTCTTTCAATACAATGCGACCTATTTTGCCACTTACAAAGAAAGCGGTATCCGCCGCATTACCCTGGCAGAGCATCTGCGCAAAATCCCCCTTTCCTTTTTCGGGAAAAAGGATTTAGCCGATCTTACCAGTACCATTATGGCGGATTGCACCTTCCTGGAGCAGAGTTTTTCGCATTTTATCCCTGAGCTTGCGGGTTCGATCATTTCTACAGTTCTGATTTCCATTGGTCTGCTCTTTACGGACTGGAGAATGGCACTGGCTGCCTTATGGGTTCTGCCAGTTGCCTTTGCGATTGTGGGATTTTCCGCAAAGATTCAGGAAAATCTGAATCAGAAAGCCATGGATGTAAAGATGGCCTGCGCAGACGGGATACAGGAGTGCATTGAAACGGTTCGTGACCTGAAAGCGAACAATGCGGAGCAGGCATATTTAAAAGGTCTGGAAAAGAAGATCCGTGCCGTGGAGCATCGTTCCATCCTCAATGAATTCGGTCTTGCTGTTTTTGTGGTTTCCGCATCGCTGGTGCTGAAGCTTGGTATTGCAACGGTTGCGCTGGTGGGAGCTGTTTTGCTCATGCAAGGAAGCCTCTCCGTGCTTACATTCTTTATGTTCCTTCTGGTAGTATCCCGTTTATATGACCCTCTGCAGGGCGCACTCCAGAATCTTGCGGCAGTCATCAGTACACGAACCAACATTGCCCGTATGAATGAAATTCTCGATCATCCGATCCAGCAGGGCAGCGACAGGCTTTCCAATCAGGGGTATGATATTGTCTTTGACCATGTTAGGTTTGCCTACAATACCGGAGAAACCGTATTGAAAGATGTTTCCTTTACGGCAAAACAGGGAGAGGTTACGGCTTTGGTCGGCCCATCTGGCGGCGGAAAAACAACCGTATCCCGGCTGGCAGCAAGGTTCTGGGATATTAACAGAGGAAAGATTACCGTGGGAGGCATGGATGTATCCCGAATTGACCCGGAAACACTGCTTTCTCTGTATTCCATCGTATTCCAGGATGTTACACTGTTTGACAATACGATTCTGGAAAATATCCGAATCGGAAACAAAGACGCCACAGATGAACAGGTCATTGCTGCTGCGAAACTTGCCAATGTGGATGAATTTGCGGAAAAACTGCCGGATGGATGGCATACCAATATCGGGGAAAATGGCTGTGAACTTTCCGGCGGAGAGCGCCAGCGTATCTCTATTGCCCGTGCATTTCTGAAAAATGCGCCGATCATTCTTTTAGATGAAGCCACTGCTTCCCTGGATGTGGAGAATGAAACTCTGATACAGACAGCCCTTTCCCGTCTGATCGCAGATAAAACGGTTCTGGTCATCGCCCACAGGATGCGTACCGTAGCAGGAGCAGATAAAATTGTTGTCCTTTCTGATGGCACCGTGGCAGAAGAAGGATCACCAAAGAATCTGGAAGAAAAGAATGGTGTATATGCCCATATGGTAAAACTGCAGACAGAAAGCCAGAATTGGAAACTTGCGTGA
- a CDS encoding MptD family putative ECF transporter S component — protein sequence MEQTVKKKIGVRDVMTIAAMMVINFAIAMVIGMVTLPFPVVYLYGSAGIDAFVGATFYLVAANRINKHGLLFAWAAVYGLIQGVMGYMFLVPYFLIVALIAELCMVGKNTYRSAVRNRIGWMVNSIGNFVGCAVPLWWSWDSYQEMAASSGFDANTLNMQLSMVTSPALMLLGVVITAVLAILGTLFGQRLLRKHFQKAGIVG from the coding sequence ATGGAACAAACGGTAAAGAAAAAAATAGGTGTTCGCGATGTTATGACGATTGCCGCAATGATGGTCATCAATTTCGCGATTGCAATGGTGATTGGTATGGTTACATTGCCTTTCCCGGTAGTATATTTGTACGGTTCCGCTGGAATTGATGCATTTGTCGGAGCAACTTTTTATTTGGTTGCGGCAAATCGCATTAACAAACACGGATTGTTGTTTGCTTGGGCTGCAGTTTATGGACTAATCCAAGGTGTTATGGGTTATATGTTCTTGGTTCCCTATTTCTTGATTGTAGCCCTCATTGCCGAGTTATGCATGGTTGGCAAGAATACATACCGAAGCGCAGTTCGCAACCGAATTGGCTGGATGGTCAACTCAATCGGAAATTTTGTAGGCTGTGCCGTACCGCTGTGGTGGTCTTGGGACAGCTATCAGGAAATGGCAGCAAGCAGCGGTTTTGATGCAAATACCTTGAATATGCAGCTCTCTATGGTGACTTCTCCGGCGCTGATGCTTCTGGGTGTTGTCATTACTGCGGTTCTTGCAATTCTTGGTACATTGTTCGGCCAGCGGTTGCTCAGAAAGCATTTCCAAAAAGCAGGTATTGTAGGATGA
- a CDS encoding metal-dependent transcriptional regulator, with the protein MKPVITPSGEDYLETILVLHKKMGMVRSVDVARHMGVSKPSVCVAVNTLKDGGFLIMDEDHLLHLTDVDREVAEKIYERHCFFTEQLIAAGVDPETAEVDACRIEHVISNESFERLKKAAFRNQENEISALSKEIKDKPTE; encoded by the coding sequence ATGAAGCCCGTAATAACTCCGTCCGGGGAGGACTATCTGGAAACCATCCTTGTTCTCCATAAGAAAATGGGTATGGTGCGCTCCGTAGATGTTGCCCGGCACATGGGAGTGTCAAAACCGAGTGTTTGTGTGGCGGTCAACACCCTGAAAGACGGCGGCTTTCTCATAATGGATGAAGATCACCTTCTCCATTTGACCGATGTGGACCGCGAGGTTGCCGAAAAGATTTATGAACGTCATTGCTTCTTTACAGAACAGCTTATCGCAGCAGGTGTTGATCCAGAAACTGCAGAGGTCGATGCCTGCCGTATAGAACATGTAATCAGTAATGAAAGCTTTGAACGGTTGAAAAAGGCTGCCTTTAGAAATCAGGAAAACGAGATTTCTGCCCTGTCAAAAGAGATAAAGGATAAGCCCACCGAATAA
- a CDS encoding helix-turn-helix domain-containing protein: protein MSMSELHKPEWYGEYAVIKNKYNDYVQVEYKCNGTGSLYDYDLFPGIDLIFMDFNCSDIFHEPIPNKNIIEIRHYQKGRVEFELRNNKVFHMKEGEFCINALANIPAAYSFPFGYSVGLSCVIDKDSVDVQTQQFFSYYNIDVLNLGRELELEKNWFLCRTPQRLLHIFDELYAAKGIEGRDYFRIKLLELFYHIKQLRIEDQYEATYYAKEQIEIIKRIRQQLIENLDKKIPIEELLQREPMSKVTFQAIFKQIYGEPPYAHIKNYKMNLAAVYLQETDQSITQIAGELGYSNISKFARAFQEVFGMLPKDYRKVKKSN, encoded by the coding sequence ATGAGCATGAGTGAACTCCACAAACCAGAATGGTATGGGGAATATGCTGTAATTAAAAATAAGTATAATGATTATGTTCAAGTGGAGTATAAATGCAATGGAACAGGAAGCCTATATGACTATGACCTTTTCCCTGGTATTGACTTGATTTTTATGGATTTTAATTGTTCAGATATTTTCCATGAGCCTATTCCTAATAAGAATATCATTGAAATCCGGCATTACCAAAAAGGACGTGTTGAGTTTGAGCTAAGAAATAACAAAGTGTTCCACATGAAAGAAGGAGAATTTTGCATTAATGCTCTTGCAAATATTCCTGCGGCGTATTCCTTCCCCTTTGGATATAGTGTGGGGCTAAGCTGTGTGATCGATAAAGATTCTGTCGATGTGCAAACGCAACAATTTTTTTCTTACTACAACATTGATGTTCTAAATCTTGGGCGAGAATTGGAATTAGAAAAAAATTGGTTTTTATGTCGAACACCACAGCGATTGTTGCATATCTTCGATGAATTGTACGCCGCAAAAGGTATTGAAGGGAGAGATTACTTCCGTATTAAATTATTGGAACTCTTTTATCATATCAAACAACTGCGGATTGAAGATCAGTATGAAGCAACATATTATGCCAAGGAACAAATTGAAATTATCAAGCGAATCCGGCAACAGCTTATAGAAAACCTCGACAAAAAAATACCTATAGAAGAACTCTTACAAAGAGAGCCAATGAGCAAAGTCACATTTCAGGCTATTTTCAAACAGATTTATGGCGAACCCCCCTATGCGCATATCAAAAATTACAAAATGAATCTTGCAGCTGTTTATTTGCAGGAAACAGATCAATCTATCACGCAAATAGCTGGTGAACTTGGATATTCAAATATTAGTAAGTTTGCGAGGGCTTTTCAAGAAGTGTTTGGAATGCTTCCAAAGGATTATCGTAAAGTAAAAAAATCAAATTAA